In Gossypium hirsutum isolate 1008001.06 chromosome D06, Gossypium_hirsutum_v2.1, whole genome shotgun sequence, one genomic interval encodes:
- the LOC107901557 gene encoding protein ROLLING AND ERECT LEAF 2, with the protein MGCAQSRIENEESVVRCKDRKNLMKDAVVTRNAFAAGHSGYAISLKNTGAALSDYGHGEAEEPLEEQPRGIPPLDSTPQPPPPPPMMDNLPPPPPLPNFSPSPVAPIKRALSMPEMPIKSRKEFDSSLAIEEEEEEEENHVENEVLEKNHNEGLRKDSRGHNREDMTASTSENNNVTHHPPPMPEAKHMAWDYFFMVDNNMPGPSLDLDNNDNETEGRNAEPFANNVGGVGFNSHGGADSEIEPKTPERPEKVAVEDDVKGKQQVQMEHSKTAPADFMRMVKTVSSVNLMLVLNEIDDHFLKCSESAQEVSKMLEATRLHYHSNFADNRGHIDHSARVMRVITWNSSFRGMTNIEDRKDEFDSEEHESHATVLDKLLAWEKKLYDEVKQGELMKLEYKRKVAWLNKQKKRGATAESLEKTKAAVSHLHTRYIVDMQSMDSTVSEVNRLRDEQLYPKLVMLVDGMANMWASMCIHHDRQLKVVEKLKSLDVALSSKETTKQHHDWTIQLHNVVQEWHSQFNKLVTNQKQYILALNNWLKLNLIPIESSLKEKISSPPRVQNPPIQALLHAWHDCLEKLPDEVAKSAISSFAAVIKTIIIHQDEEMKLKEKCEETRKEFLRKSQAFEEWYHKYKQRRSALDEIDAGEDANAKDPVSERQLVVESLKKRLEEEAEAHKKHCIQVREKSIGSLKIRLPEIFRALSDYSHACSEAYEKLRSVTQSQKTNGAPS; encoded by the exons ATGGGGTGTGCCCAGTCCAGAATAGAGAACGAAGAATCGGTGGTTCGATGCAAGGACCGGAAGAACTTGATGAAAGATGCGGTCGTAACTCGAAACGCCTTCGCCGCCGGTCACTCTGGGTACGCCATTTCGTTGAAGAACACCGGCGCTGCCTTGAGTGACTACGGTCATGGGGAAGCTGAAGAGCCCCTCGAAGAACAACCACGTGGGATTCCTCCACTTGACTCCACTCCTCAGCCGCCTCCTCCGCCTCCTATGATGGACAACCTTCCTCCACCTCCTCCGCTTCCTAACTTCTCCCCTAGCCCCGTCGCTCCCATCAAACGCGCCCTCAGCATGCCAGAAATGCCCATCAAGAGTCGCAAGGAGTTCGATTCTTCTCTCgctattgaagaagaagaagaagaagaagaaaatcatGTAGAAAACGAGGTGCTTGAAAAAAATCATAATGAAGGTCTCAGGAAAGACTCACGAGGGCATAATAGGGAAGATATGACGGCGTCGACATCGGAGAACAACAATGTGACCCACCACCCGCCGCCGATGCCGGAAGCTAAACACATGGCTTGGGATTACTTCTTTATGGTCGACAATAACATGCCGGGTCCGAGCTTGGATTTGGACAACAATGACAACGAGACCGAGGGTAGAAATGCTGAACCTTTCGCTAACAATGTGGGTGGTGTGGGGTTTAATAGCCATGGCGGAGCCGATAGTGAGATTGAGCCCAAGACTCCGGAGAGGCCGGAGAAGGTGGCGGTGGAGGATGATGTGAAGGGGAAACAACAGGTACAGATGGAGCATTCGAAAACGGCTCCGGCAGATTTCATGCGAATGGTGAAGACCGTTTCTAGTGTGAATTTGATGCTGGTTTTGAATGAGATTGATGACCATTTCTTGAAATGCTCAGAGAGTGCTCAAGAGGTTTCTAAGATGCTGGAGGCTACCAGGTTGCATTATCATTCCAATTTTGCTGATAATCGAG GACATATTGATCATTCCGCGAGGGTAATGCGTGTCATTACATGGAATAGTTCTTTCAGAGGTATGACAAACATTGAAGACAGGAAGGATGAGTTTGATTCTGAAGAGCACGAGTCTCACGCCACTGTCCTGGATAAGTTGCTAGCATGGGAAAAGAAACTTTATGATGAAGTAAAG CAAGGAGAGCTGATGAAGCTCGAGTATAAAAGGAAGGTAGCTTGGTTAAACAAGCAGAAGAAACGTGGCGCTACTGCTGAATCATTGGAGAAAACAAAGGCGGCTGTAAGTCATTTGCATACAAGGTACATAGTTGACATGCAGTCCATGGATTCAACAGTGTCGGAAGTCAATCGATTACGTGATGAGCAGTTATATCCGAAACTTGTTATGCTTGTTGATGG GATGGCTAACATGTGGGCAAGCATGTGCATACATCATGATAGGCAACTCAAGGTTGTTGAAAAGCTTAAGTCTCTTGACGTTGCCCTCAGTTCCAAAGAAACAACAAAGCAACACCACGACTGGACCATCCAACTTCATAACGTTGTCCAAGAGTGGCATTCGCAATTTAATAAGCTTGTGACCAATCAAAAGCAATACATCCTAGCTCTCAACAACTGGTTAAAGTTGAATCTCATCCCTATCGAAAGCAGCTTGAAAGAGAAAATCTCATCTCCTCCACGAGTGCAGAATCCTCCCATCCAAGCACTCCTTCATGCATGGCACGATTGTCTTGAAAAGCTTCCTGACGAGgttgccaaatctgctatctctTCATTCGCTGCAGTGATAAAAACAATAATCATCCATCAAGACGAAGAGATGAAGCTAAAAGAAAAATGCGAGGAAACTAGGAAGGAATTCTTGCGCAAGAGCCAGGCATTCGAGGAATGGTATCACAAGTACAAGCAACGAAGATCTGCCTTGGATGAAATAGATGCAGGTGAAGACGCAAATGCAAAGGATCCTGTCTCCGAGAGGCAGCTTGTGGTCGAGAGCTTGAAAAAGAGGTTGGAAGAGGAAGCCGAAGCTCACAAAAAACACTGCATTCAAGTGCGAGAGAAATCTATTGGAAGTCTTAAAATCCGGTTGCCTGAGATATTCCGCGCATTGTCGGACTATTCTCACGCCTGCTCTGAAGCTTATGAAAAGTTAAGGAGTGTCACTCAGTCACAAAAAACAAATGGTGCCCCGTCATAA